A genomic window from Anthonomus grandis grandis chromosome 2, icAntGran1.3, whole genome shotgun sequence includes:
- the LOC126750101 gene encoding neutral alpha-glucosidase C-like has product MSQCYCFWCTMEFLSLLVLALALWVPDTQADSNLDIPYPYNCSTRTTCSSLRLKLPAENEEFNAQLANTSSSTVYFDLSNKRGDQLMLSISGVKNQRFRIIVEEHDQHRYQLDLSLEKEPEAKHLEVSTSLADQTTTITDDEGNKVIVKNTPLMIEFYHNDVLEQVFDGNRIIFENTEESQAFTFAVQFNGAKRMMGLHEHADHLNLRHTADFSIDPYRLRNTDYGTTEYVLDTTRSMYGSIPVIYGFGNVTSGIFHNNAAEQWIEINTKTNTAYFMVDGGRLDLFVLMGPTLTESVRQYVDITGRPHLPQLWALGYHQCRWAYNTTEDVMDTINNFDLYDFPLDVLWLDIEYTSSRQWFTWNATAFPDPVKLLNWVDDQGHRKLVPISDPHIKIDQQYKIYTDMLQGAMFVNDSTGNEPFVGECWPGNTSWVDYLNPEARDYYAKLHLYENFPSTPALGGFWNDMNEPTLFDNLYERTLPFDTLHYGGVKHRDVHNIYGMLQTMSTHKGLMARDNGTLRPFILSRAYFAGSQRYANKWSGDNWGYFEDLRFSVPMALTSNLVGLAFYGADIPGFSGNATEELLIRWYELGIWLPFFRAHAALGTPRREPFRFGNETQKILRDHMHLRYKHLPYWYTLFYEHVRTGDPIVKPLLYQYPEDPVGYDLEDEFLVGNDILIASVYESNATSVNVYFPGEEGWIQIKGANQSFAQYYPGKTFADIPVDITYSPIFYRRGSIINRKPRVLRSVGDIKNDPIELHCALDDNKMCTATLYVDDYESFKYVNDKEYMYLNISYDANSNYLTTAFIDDSNPGTLTVNLDSIVIYEKNDNNEILVMKYDSDHTGEKLRNINFLKEGKIKLA; this is encoded by the exons ATGTCGCAATGTTACTGTTTTTGGTGCACAATGGAGTTTCTCAG CTTGCTAGTGCTAGCGCTAGCACTATGGGTACCAGACACTCAAGCAGACAGCAACCTGGATATCCCATATCCCTACAATTGTTCTACAAGAACCACTTGCTC AAGCCTGAGGTTAAAGCTCCCAGCTGAAAATGAGGAATTTAATGCCCAGCTGGCTAATACATCCAGCTCCACGGTCTATTTCGATCTAAGTAACAAACGTGGCGATCAGTTGATGTTATCGATCAGCGGCGTGAAAAATCAACGATTCAGGATAATCGTTGAGGAGCACGACCAGCACAGATACCAGTTGGATTTGTCGCTGGAAAAGGAACCGGAGGCCAAACA CTTGGAGGTGTCCACGTCCCTCGCGGATCAAACTACTACGATCACCGACGACGAAGGTAACAAAGTTATCGTGAAAAATACACCGTTGATGATTGAGTTTTATCACAATGACGTGTTGGAACAGGTTTTTGATGGTAACAGGATCATTTTTGAGAAT ACCGAAGAAAGCCAAGCTTTCACCTTTGCGGTGCAATTTAACGGTGCCAAACGTATGATGGGCCTGCACGAACATGCCGATCATCTGAACCTGAGACACACCGCTGATTTCAGCATCGACCCGTACAGACTGAGAAATACCGACTACGGTACCACCGAGTACGTCCTAGATACCACCAGGTCCATGTACGGATCTATCCCGGTCATTTACGGATTCGG AAATGTTACTTCGGGTATTTTCCATAACAATGCAGCTGAACAGTGGATCGAAATCAACACCAAAACCAACACCGCTTACTTCATGGTGGATGGCGGCAGGTTGGATCTTTTTGTATTAATGGGGCCCACGTTGACCGAATCTGTGAGGCAGTACGTCGATATTACCGGAAGACCACATTTGCCACAG CTTTGGGCCTTGGGTTATCACCAATGCCGCTGGGCCTACAATACCACCGAAGATGTCATGGACACCATCAACAACTTCGACCTCTATGATTTCCCTCTGGACGTTTTATGGTTGGACATCGAGTACACCTCGAGTCGTCAATGGTTCACCTGGAACGCAACAGCTTTCCCCGATCCGGTAAAACTATTGAACTGGGTGGACGACCAAGGACACCGTAAACTTGTGCCCATTTCCGATCCGCACATCAAAATTGATCAGCAGTACAAGATTTACACTGATATGCTACAGGGGGCGATGTTTGTAAACGATTCGACTGGAAATGAGCCCTTTGTGGGAGAGTGTTGGCCCGGTAATACCAGTTGGGTGGATTATTTGAACCCGGAGGCGAGAGATTATTACGCCAAGTTGCATTTGTACGAAAATTTCCCGTCGACCCCAGCTTTGGGAGGATTCTGGAATGACATGAATGAGCCTACGTTGTTTGACAATTTGTATGAAAGGACTTTGCCTTTTGATACTTTGCACTATGGTGGTGTAAAGCATAGGGACGTACATAACATTTATGGAATGCTTCAG ACCATGTCAACCCATAAGGGTCTTATGGCGAGAGACAATGGTACCTTAAGGCCATTCATCTTGTCCCGCGCCTATTTCGCCGGCTCGCAACGTTATGCCAATAAATGGAGTGGCGACAATTGGGGATATTTCGAGGATCTGAGATTCAGTGTACCTATGGCTTTGACCTCAAATTTGGTCGGTTTGGCATTTTACGGTGCCGACATTCCCGGATTCTCTGGGAATGCTACTGAGGAACTACTTATAAGGTGGTATGAG TTGGGTATATGGTTGCCATTCTTCAGGGCCCACGCCGCCCTTGGAACTCCACGTCGTGAGCCCTTCCGATTTGGAAACGAAACCCAGAAAATTCTCAGGGATCACATGCACCTCCGTTATAAGCACTTGCCTTACTGGTACACCCTGTTCTACGAGCATGTGAGGACTGGCGATCCGATTGTAAAGCCCCTTCTGTACCAGTACCCTGAGGATCCGGTTGGGTATGATTTGGAGGATGAATTTTTAGTTG gCAACGATATTTTGATCGCTTCGGTTTACGAGTCGAACGCTACATCTGTGAACGTGTACTTCCCAGGGGAAGAAGGTTGGATTCAGATCAAGGGGGCAAACCAAAGCTTCGCTCAATATTATCCTGGGAAAACTTTTGCTGACATCCCTGTCGATATTACTTAT TCTCCAATCTTCTACAGAAGAGGAAGCATCATCAACAGGAAACCACGAGTACTAAGATCTGTAGGTGATATCAAAAATGATCCCATAGAACTTCACTGTGCCCTTGACGAT AATAAAATGTGTACTGCTACTTTGTATGTGGACGACTACGAGAGCTTCAAATATGTCAACGATAAAGAGTATATGTATTTGAACATCAGCTACGATGCCAACTCGAACTACTTAACAACTgc tttcaTTGATGACAGCAATCCAGGAACCTTAACAGTCAATCTTGACTCAATCgtcatttatgaaaaaaatg ataataacgAAATATTGGTGATGAAATATGACTCCGACCATACTGGGGAGAAGCTTAGGAACATCAATTTCTTAAAGGAAGGCAAGATTAAACTtgcctaa